ttttcttttattcaggCACCTGAAGGAATCCATTGTGTTTGCAAACAGTTCCCATCCTTGAAAGTTGTCACTTCGAAAATTGACGTTGCACTAAACGGGGAGTTCCGTGTCATACCAGGTATGGGTGAGTTTGGAGATTGATATTTTGGTACCGATGATTGATCAACTATAGTTGGAAAGTTGCAACTAGAACCAGTATCAAATGGACCAGTTGCTTGACACGGTAATATCCTAAAGTACATATACACCTGATTAAATGCAAATTGATGTAAGACAATTCCTGCTGATTGTTCTATGACTCTCGTTAAATTTGATGGGGCATGGCATAATGATAATCAAAGGTGTTGCTGTGATTTTCTTGAACTTTGCTTTTCGCTTTTCGCTTTTCGGCACGGTTGGAACTTCAAACCCACTTGATGCTGCTATGTTAGGTTGCTCTAATTCTTTACATATGGGTATGGCGATAATGACCCATGCActttccaaataaaataattaaatatgatgattttttattattattttaataatagaatgagCAAACATAGCTGATTTAAATCTgactttatttcaaatttaaataataaaaaattcaaagttcttTCAAGTTATAATTCAACTCAACTCCCTCCATACACTACAaatgtgaattaatttatttgattaattattcaataacACTCCATTTAACCTATCAAAAACAGTATAAACTTGGGCCAATGCATAAATTTAAGCTTTCTTATTCAAAAGCTCAAGCTTAAGCCGgtccaaaatataaaaaggaaatatGGGCTTCAGCTCGGGTTTAGGATAGATGGTCCGACCGTGTTGTACCATTGAGATATTTATCCTTCTTAATGTTGATATACATTATCCATTCCCGCCAAGGAGCCCCGAAAAATTCTCCACACGGCCACCGCGCGCGACAGAGATGTCACTCTACACCCTCCCAATACGTCCCACTTATCCAATCATCACCTGCCGCGTATCCCCCGCCACAGCGCCAACCGTCGCTTCTCCTCCACCTCCTCCCTCCTTACTCCCGCCAGCTACTTCCGCAACTGCTGTCCCCTCGCTAACTTGCGCCTTACAGTGTCCTCACTTTGAATCGTATGCACCTTTCTCGCGTTCGAAAAGAACGAAGAAACTTTTACTTCTCTACTCAACTTTTTAGTTgcaataaattttcattttcttaagaAAGGAAAATGTAATTTTCAGGTGCTCTGGATGCACGCACGAGTTCAATCTACACCGTCCGGTCATCGTAGACGAAGCATCTAATTTCTTCAAGGGTCTTGGAGTGTCAGATTTTACTTTCGATAGCTGTAGATTGGTATTTTCCCTgcaatttcatattatttagtTCCCAATTACAAatttcctcttttttctttttcccttgaAATTCTTAATAGTTTTGGGCATGGGCTTTGATTCTCTGCTTTGCTTTCCAGTGGGGATGGAGGTGTCGAGCAAAGTTAGCCGTTCGTGGATCATCGGAGAACCCTCTGATTGGACTCTATCAGGAGGGTACTCATAACGTTGTGGATATTCCTCAATGCAAAGGTCTTAAAAATCggaaaatttaattagtatttttgaaTACATTTTTGTGTCTAAATCACTGTTTCTTTTTAAGTTCTTAATCTGAATTTCTTTAATGTTAATCTTGCAATTTCAGCTCATCACCCCAACATTAATGCTGCTGTTGAGCTACTAAGAAAaggttgatttctttttcttctttcttttgaaggtttaaatttgaataaatttacttaaatccCTTATCCATGTTAGGTGTTAGAGAATTAAATATTGAACCATATGATGAGGATCAAGGGACAGGGGATTTGCGATACGTTCAGGTGATTTATTCAGatgatattaaatattaattaacaagaaaattaaatagagtATTATTGGAATCtgtatttttggatttattttgaTGAACGTTCAATGTGTGCAGATGGCTGTTACAACACACAATACTGCACTTCCAGCTGTCGAAAGATATAGAAATGGTAGTTTTAAGCAATTTGTATGGCTTTTTTCTTCTGGAAAATTCTGTTTTCCTAATGATTTAAGGCAAATAAGAGTGACAGTTGAATAAATTATGATTCCAGGTAGAGTACAGGTTGCTTTAGTTTGGAATTCAAGAAATGAGAAGTCCTCAAATTCGGACAAATTAAATGCCTTGGCTAATGTGAGTTCAACTTCCTAACTTTTATACGCTTCTATTGCTTGATGTCAAAGTCCTGTTTGATGCTTACTTCTGTTTAATGATGTTCAGTTTTTGTGGAGAAATGGTGGGTCAAGGAGTAAACTCCATTTGATCCATTCTGTGTGGGCTAATTTTCAGACATCTACTAACAATGTGagttagcttttttttttcttttttcttttccccttcTTTGAATTCTTTGGACATTTGAAACTTAGAATGCTCAACTGATGTTGCAGATAATTTTTGGGAATAGATGGAGACATCTTTTGGGGGAAAGGGATTTCTGGGAGCATGTTGGGGGGATTGATATATCCTTGGATCCCTCCAGTTTCGGCCAAGCAAACACACGGGTAAGTGAAGCTGTAAATTTAGCAGGTCTCATTGGACTGGGAATTTTTACATGCCATCACGTATATTTTCCATGAGAGAGAAATGAACAATGCAAAGCAAAGGCAAACATCACTAAATATTATTTACACAGGAACTGAGAGTACGTAGAGTCAGGGTTTGGAGGTGCCTGTTTCTAAATGCTATTTATATCCTTCAGTGGATTTTTCTTGTCATAGCTGTTTGTGCGTTATCTTGGCCTATATTGTTCCAACGTTTTGGTTTTCTTCAAGTGCTAGTGCCTGACATCTGTGTTCAACACATATTTGGACatggaaatgaaaatatgaCCCtccaattaattaataaaaacttttaaaaaattggttatGCCTGTTTTGGGCATATACCCGTACCTGACACTCACACTCAAGTTCGAGTAACATTGATCTTGGTCCATTTTTTGTGTTACTGCATGATGCAGGACATGTGTAGTATAGATCccttttccaatttttttttccctGCCTGGAGCTTTAGACATGATACAACTTAAATATCTGCAGGACATGTGTAGCTTTATTGTGTATTATTTGTTTGAAGTGCTTAGTGCATATTTTCTTATTGCTTCTTTTTCAGGCTTTTGATAATTTGCTTCGGAAGTTACACAAATATGTGCCTTTTGGAGCATCTGTGGCTGATTTGTATGCAGGAGCTGGTGTCATTGGATTATCATTAGCTGCCACTAAAAAATGCAGGCAAGAATGGAATGTCCCTAACCCTTCAGATTTCTCTCTGATTCTTGCATTCAACGAGACTAAGCTTTTATTctgattttatttcttttttttccaggTCTGTAAAATGCATTGAGATTAACAAAGAATCTAAGCCATCATTTGAGAAGACAGTTGACCGCTTACCAAAGTCTATTGAGGGCAGCATTAGCTGGCACAATGCTGACACTTCCATTGTCAGTATCAAGCTCTTGCAACTTTATGGTCTTCCATGTCATTTAGGATTCACAAATGATTTGTTATCCAGATAATGATGTTTATATGCCTTGAGCTTCCTTGGAAGTTTGGTATGCAATGTGACTGTTGAATAATTCCAAACTAACTGTATGAATAATTCACTGAATTTGCAGGATCCTCTTTCTTGGCTTGTGGGATCAGATGTGATTGTCATTGATCCTCCTCGGAAGGGATTAGATACAACTTTGATTGATGCATTACGGACCATATCTTCACATAAAGTTAAACCATCTTTGAAAGGGTAGGATGATTCTGTATATTTCTAGCCATCTGTAGAGGATATGATGACAGTTCTATCTTGAACACTTTTCAATTGTTATTTggaatttgcagcacttaaatACATTTCTTTATTCATTAACTCCTTTATCTGAACACCAGTTCATCTtcaaatataaaagaagaaaagagaccATGGGTTTTACGCGAAAGAGAACGTGCGAAAGAAGCTTCAGTTCAAGTTGGAAGAGAAACAATTTCAGAAGATCCTCAATCACTTCCAGAAACTCTCATTTATATAAGCTGTGGATGGGAAAGCTTCAAAGAGGTACTTGTAGTTGGAAATTATGTACTGGTTTTTAACTTGTTTGAGTTTTCACAAACTAGTTATTGTTGGATTATATAACAGGATTGCAAGTCCTTGTTGAATAGTAAGTCTTGGCAGTTGGAAAAAGCCCATGGTTTTAATTTCTTTCCAGGCACTCAGAGGTATTGCTCCTTCAAACTTATGTTTCATTGCCAAATAAGCCTACATTTATGCATGTAGAGTGTTGGACACTAGGCTTTGCTTGGTAGGGTggaaactaaaaagaaaattggaaagaaaaaaacctGGAGGAGAAAAGTGGACTGGAAAgatggaaaatataattttctttctggtagaattgaaaaatgataggaaagaaaatgatttttttttaaatgcatagTCTTGTTATATGCACACTTATATCTCCTCCATTTTCACTCTAATCAttctaaattgaaatgatttcCTTTTATGCATTAAgcataaatgataaatttgtcgTTTGTcataattcttttcattttttcactttCCTCTTTCTTGGGAAATTCTACCATGAACTCCGCCAATATTGATAAATCCTTAAAAATATTGGTAATACCAAAGCTTTTTCTTAGAGGAACTCATGGTAGAATTCCCCCTCTTTCTATCCTTCCCCTCTTTTTAACTCTACCAATACACTCTCAGTTTGAGTGATGAGGAATCAAACATTCAAACCTTGGCAACCTCAAATGCACACGCACGCGCACACACATATAAAAGAAGTAAACTTTTTGATCTCCTTTCGAGTGATTGTGGGGGTGTTTATTGCAGCATTGAGGTATTAGCTGTGTTCAAAAGGAGcctcaagaaaaagaaaacaggaaagaaaaagaagaaacagGGTTGAGGAACAGTGGCATTGGATTTTGTCCGCTTTGACTGTAGCTTTGATCTCTTATATGCAACCATCATTGACAACTTTCCAGGGAAAATGAAAGTTTAACCAACGTCATAAAATTCTTATCCTGCGGAAGGAAGTTTTTGCATTGCTGCTGTCAACTTTGTGTTTGGGGGAACAAACTCCTCATCCTTCGTCTCCAATATGCATTGTGTATCGtgtttgtattattattattattattattatttccattatcagtcattacttttttatttttaatttaatctaacatttttttattttaaataaaaagtatcaCTTGTCCCATGTAATTGGCTAAAAGATTTTATTAACAAAAGTAGCGgggcattttaccaaaaaaagcttatttttttcattaattattgaaatgggCTAACTAcataattatttaccggattGGTCTATTTTTTCGAAATCATTTCatcacgtcggtagcgatgtcgtAGTACGTCGGGACATCGTTGTCACGTCGGTATGATGTCTTGACTAACGGAAATCGCATCCTAGAGGAAGCGATTTCCTGTTGAGTTAGCATATCGCGCTGACGTGGTAGCGATGTCGGcccgcgcgtgaacagtgcCCAACGTTCAAATATTTAACCGTTGCCctccccaacggtcaaaaaaaaactataaatatccctcatccctttttattttttcacaaacaaatcctctctcatatttcctctcaatttcctctcaatttccttccaaaattctcataaattcatatttaatttcaatttccttttaatttcattccaaaaatctctcaaagctatatttaatttcaatttgctctcaatttccttttttaaaatagttttaaattttttttatatttttataaatcgtaaaaatttctACGATTTCATCAATGGCGAatcattgactcgtcttgataggtatcacatatcggtggaacaaatggaaatggtaagtgttaaatttaatttttaaatattatttaagaat
This genomic window from Gossypium raimondii isolate GPD5lz chromosome 10, ASM2569854v1, whole genome shotgun sequence contains:
- the LOC105776992 gene encoding uncharacterized protein LOC105776992; amino-acid sequence: MSLYTLPIRPTYPIITCRVSPATAPTVASPPPPPSLLPPATSATAVPSLTCALQCPHFESCSGCTHEFNLHRPVIVDEASNFFKGLGVSDFTFDSCRLWGWRCRAKLAVRGSSENPLIGLYQEGTHNVVDIPQCKAHHPNINAAVELLRKGVRELNIEPYDEDQGTGDLRYVQMAVTTHNTALPAVERYRNGRVQVALVWNSRNEKSSNSDKLNALANFLWRNGGSRSKLHLIHSVWANFQTSTNNIIFGNRWRHLLGERDFWEHVGGIDISLDPSSFGQANTRAFDNLLRKLHKYVPFGASVADLYAGAGVIGLSLAATKKCRSVKCIEINKESKPSFEKTVDRLPKSIEGSISWHNADTSIDPLSWLVGSDVIVIDPPRKGLDTTLIDALRTISSHKVKPSLKGSSSNIKEEKRPWVLRERERAKEASVQVGRETISEDPQSLPETLIYISCGWESFKEDCKSLLNSKSWQLEKAHGFNFFPGTQSIEVLAVFKRSLKKKKTGKKKKKQG